In Clupea harengus chromosome 13, Ch_v2.0.2, whole genome shotgun sequence, one DNA window encodes the following:
- the ddx21 gene encoding nucleolar RNA helicase 2, producing MPSIFFEDSENAATNGIEDINMDTTPKVKKVKKDKTKDGKIKKQKPVAEEQPDECQPPTPKKKKKEKKDTAIGDLTDVNGNSHSTEGLNGDTIIVKKKKIKTDTTANENLAVTPKLIAKTNGHSTSTTPAQSSEDSCSDSDKEMLPKETPEQKVGAFKNFRITPPTINLLKARGVTHLFDIQVKTFDSVYDGKDVIAQARTGTGKTFSFAIPLVEKILADGEDKTRGRAPKVLALTPTRELAIQVAKDFKDVSRKLSVTCFYGGSSYNPQVDAIRMGIDVLVGTPGRIKDHLDNNKLDLSQLKHVVLDEVDQMLDMGFADSVEEILSYSYEKDSPANPQTLLFSATCPQWVYAVAKKYMRPECIHVNLIGKNTQKAATTVEHLAIACHWSQRAAVIGDVVKVYSGDNGRSIVFCETKREVDELANNIKQNCQSLHGDIPQKQREITLKGFRAGSFEVLCATNVAARGLDIPEIDLVVQCAPPKDVESYIHRSGRTGRAGRTGVCICFYQRKEEDLLRCVEQKAGITFKRVGVPTANDIVKSSSKDAVRFLDAIPPAAVGYFREAAEKLIEDRGAVEALAAALAHISGAGSLEQRSLLNSDAGYTTMLLTCSIEMHSIGYAWRGLKEQLGEEIDNEIQRMAFLKGKKGVCFDVPVDKVKSYQEAFSDGRRWQLVVATELPEIEESMRNHGDRNGFGGGGGRGRGGGRGFSNNRRGGGRGRGGFGQKRSFSKAFE from the exons ATGCCGTCAATATTTTTCGAAGATTCAGAAAACGCCGCAACAAACGGCATTGAAGATATCAATATGGATACGACCCCAAAAGTCAAA AAAGTCAAGAAGGACAAGACCAAGGATGGAAAGATCAAGAAACAGAAACCGGTTGCTGAAGAGCAGCCTGATGAATGTCAGCCACCAActcccaaaaagaaaaaaaaagagaaaaaggacacAGCCATAGGAGACTTGACTGATGTGAACGGCAACTCTCATTCCACTGAAGGGCTTAATGGTGACACAATAATTGTG aaaaagaaaaagatcaaAACGGACACAACAGCCAATGAAAACCTGGCAGTGACGCCAAAACTCATAGCAAAAACCAACGGACATTCCACATCAACCACGCCAGCGCAGTCTAGTGAGGACTCCTGCAGTGATAGTGACAAGGAGATG CTTCCGAAAGAAACCCCAGAACAGAAAGTAGGAGCATTCAAAAACTTCAGGATAACCCCACCCACAATCAATCTCCTCAAAG CTCGTGGAGTTACACACCTTTTTGACATCCAAGTGAAGACCTTCGACAGTGTGTACGACGGGAAAGATGTGATTGCTCAGGCCAGAACTGGGACAGGAAAAACCTTCTCTTTTGCCATACCGCTTGTGGAGAAAATTTTGGccgatggagaagacaaaacaaggGGAAGAGCCCCAAAG GTTTTGGCTCTGACACCAACAAGAGAGCTAGCCATTCAAGTGGCTAAAGACTTCAAAGACGTTTCCAGGAAACTGTCTGTTACATGCTTTTATGGTGGaagttcatacaacccccagg TTGACGCTATTAGAATGGGTATTGATGTGCTGGTGGGAACTCCTGGGCGAATCAAAGACCATCTCGACAACAACAAACTGGACTTGTCCCAACTGAAGCATGTGGTACTGGATGAAGTAGACCAAATGCTTGACATGGGTTTTGCAGATTCAGTGGAGGAGATTCTGTCCTATTCGTATGAAAAAG ACTCACCAGCCAACCCTCAgacccttctcttctctgccacCTGCCCGCAGTGGGTGTACGCGGTGGCGAAGAAGTACATGCGACCTGAATGTATACACGTGAACCTGATTGGCAAGAATACCCAGAAAGCTGCCACCACTGTTGAA CACCTGGCCATAGCCTGCCACTGGTCTCAGAGGGCCGCTGTCATCGGAGATGTGGTGAAGGTGTACAGCGGAGACAATGGCCGTTCCATCGTCTTCTGCGAGACCAAGAGAGAGGTCGATGAGCTCGCCAACAACATCAAACAG AACTGCCAGTCGCTCCACGGAGACATTCCTCAGAAGCAGAGGGAGATCACACTGAAGGGCTTCAGAGCCGGCTCCTTTGAGGTCCTCTGCGCCACCAATGTTGCTGCGCGAGGACTGGACATCCCTGAAATCGACCTGGTGGTGCAGTGCGCCCCTCCCAag GACGTGGAGTCCTACATCCATCGGTCTGGCCGGACAGGCAGAGCTGGCAGAACGggcgtgtgtatctgtttctACCAGCGCAAAGAGGAAGACCTGCTCCGATGCGTAGAACAGAAAGCCGGCATCACCTTCAAGCGTGTTGGTGTGCCCACAGCCAATGACATCGTTAAATCCTCCAGCAAAGATGCCGTAAG GTTTCTGGACGCCATTCCTCCAGCTGCTGTGGGGTATTTCCGGGAGGCAGCAGAGAAGCTGATCGAGGACAGGGGGGCTGTGGAGGCCTTGGCGGCTGCCCTCGCTCACATCTCGGGGGCGGGCAGCCTGGAGCAGAGGTCCCTCCTCAACTCTGAtgct GGTTACACAACGATGCTGCTGACCTGCTCCATTGAGATGCACAGCATCGGCTACGCCTGGCGCGGCCTCAAGGAACAGCTGGGGGAGGAGATCGACAATGAGATCCAACGCATGGCTTTCCTCAAGGGGAAAAAG GGTGTCTGCTTTGATGTTCCAGTTGACAAAGTGAAAAGCTATCAG GAGGCCTTTTCAGATGGTCGCCGGTGGCAGTTGGTCGTTGCCACGGAGCTACCCGAAATTGAGGAAAGCATGCGTAACCATGGCGACAGAAACGGAtttggcggcggcggtggtagGGGACGTGGTGGCGGCCGTGGATTTAGCAACAACAGAAGGGGAGGAggtcgaggaagaggaggtttCGGACAGAAACGCAGCTTCAGCAAGGCTTTTGAGTAA
- the LOC116223337 gene encoding uncharacterized protein LOC116223337, translating to MLTCFGGHSQIPRARYGKGISRWSCKNTCGNITASASNQTEQHSILKYRWNFKVPSEPLTDCKHAVALLKGLNLQRECGQFCDCVVQLHVSPRRLFLAHKSVLAASSPVLASLLTSHGALLDLQFPSLSPETMDYLLDFIYTGKLPPQDQEDSVLSVAVALQMQELQYALTFRRSAPSESLNSQNKSDRNWTFPEQQHEERIPLSPSYPGGSEKPLPSCLSCEAVPVIRHASACGKLSHMEKSSTPNYDLSVAFDLHGRESENSQSVDLSSYKHKLGDHKFQNIARNDDILNEPASKRVKVASHVLHSDHVLCHQTESPKDFADELLESRNAAVVKTSVTVSPKTVFVSAQIRQAKHKDEDLSPHPETSRDLTLSDASRDSCHGHLHSNKAYEHSDDASNQFRLAENEHNMPHASLEFSNISANIPVDSHSEQGHHNVLCHLQSEDDTQYAVHIAVSRENSSQDIDMQTCRASSDSKSWFDSVRSYAQGPVVSGHSITADTPAVRELARGDHSSTSERSSSDREDDGDLFSPQNYGVHTYQGQVRYHCLRGEPQQVTGSSDSDEDGLYMIPTETAGSKQCSTPGIPLSEASTSEPSVGLFNLSKAHQNLVVQPYQCTMCDRAFSQRGSLNRHMRSHLGVRPYACPQCPMTFSRQYRVTEHMRVHQRGCEDLQRAGPT from the exons ATGTTGACCTGCTTCGGTGGACACAGCCAGATACCACGGGCGAGGTACGGAAAAGGAATCTCTCGTTGGTCTTGCAAAAACACATGCGGCAATATTACGGCAAGCGCGAGTAACCAAACCGAGCAGCACTCGATTTTGAAATACCGATGGAATTTCAAG GTGCCAAGTGAGCCCTTAACAGACTGCAAACATGCAGTGGCCCTCTTGAAGGGGCTGAacctgcagagagagtgtgggcaGTTTTGCGACTGTGTCGTACAGTTGCATGTCAGCCCCAGAAGGCTCTTCTTAGCCCATAAAAGTGTCCTGGCTGCATCAAGCCCCGTGCTAGCTTCTCTCCTCACCAGTCATGGAGCACTTTTGGATTTGCAGTTCCCCAGTCTATCTCCAGAGACCATGGATTACTTGTTAGACTTCATCTACACAGGCAAACTACCTCCTCAAGACCAAGAGGACTCTGTACTGTCTGTTGCTGTTGCCCTACAGATGCAGGAACTCCAGTATGCCTTGACGTTCAGACGAAGTGCGCCGTCTGAGTCCTTGAACA GCCAAAATAAATCGGATCGAAATTGGACGTTTCCTGAACAGCAACATGAAGAAAGAATACCTCTGTCTCCGTCGTACCCAGGCGGATCTGAAAAGCCTTTGCCATCCTGCTTAAGTTGTGAAGCGGTACCTGTTATTCGACACGCAAGTGCCTGTGGGAAGTTGTCACACATGGAAAAATCAAGCACACCAAACTATGACCTGAGCGTTGCCTTTGACCTGCATGGAAGGGAATCTGAGAATAGCCAAAGTGTGGACCTTTCTTCGTATAAACACAAACTAGGTGATCACAAATTTCAAAACATTGCCAGGAATGATGACATTTTGAATGAGCCAGCATCCAAAAGAGTTAAGGTTGCATCCCATGTGCTTCACTCAGATCATGTACTCTGTCATCAAACTGAAAGTCCCAAAGACTTTGCAGATGAGCTTTTGGAATCAAGAAATGCGGCAGTTGTTAAAACAAGCGTTACTGTATCTCCaaagactgtgtttgtgtctgcacaaATCAGGCAGGCCAAACACAAAGATGAGGACTTGAGCCCACACCCAGAGACCAGCAGGGATCTCACCCTTAGTGACGCTTCAAGGGACAGCTGCCATGGTCATCTACATTCGAACAAAGCTTATGAGCACAGTGATGATGCTTCCAACCAgttcagacttgcagaaaatgAGCACAACATGCCTCATGCCTCCTTAGAGTTTTCAAACATTTCAGCCAATATTCCTGTGGACAGTCATTCTGAACAAGGTCATCACAATGTTTTGTGTCATTTGCAGTCAGAGGACGACACACAGTATGCGGTACACATTGCAGTAAGCAGGGAAAACTCCAGCCAGGATATTGACATGCAGACCTGTAGGGCTTCTTCTGATTCCAAATCATGGTTTGATTCAGTTAGGTCTTATGCACAAGGCCCAGTTGTTTCAGGTCACAGTATCACAGCAGACACGCCTGCAGTCCGTGAATTAGCCAGAGGTGATCACAGCAGCAcatctgagaggtctagcagTGATCGGGAGGACGACGGTGATCTGTTTAGCCCTCAGAACTATGGTGTGCACACCTACCAAGGACAGGTGAGGTATCACTGTCTCAGGGGAGAGCCTCAACAAGTCACAGGGTCAAGCGACTCTGACGAGGATGGACTTTACATGATCCCGACGGAAACTGCCGGCAGTAAACAGTGCTCCACTCCTGGCATTCCCCTCTCCGAGGCCTCGACCAGCGAGCCGTCGGTGGGGCTGTTCAACCTCAGCAAGGCCCACCAGAACCTGGTGGTGCAGCCGTACCAGTGCACCATGTGTGATCGAGCCTTCAGCCAACGGGGCTCTCTGAACAGACACATGCGCTCCCACCTGGGCGTCAGGCCGTACGCCTGCCCGCAGTGCCCCATGACCTTCTCACGCCAGTACCGGGTCACGGAGCACATGCGGGTCCACCAGCGTGGCTGTGAAGACCTCCAGAGGGCAGGGCCTACCTGA
- the LOC105911525 gene encoding LOW QUALITY PROTEIN: chitin synthase chs-1-like (The sequence of the model RefSeq protein was modified relative to this genomic sequence to represent the inferred CDS: substituted 1 base at 1 genomic stop codon): MLLVDRLRMYPEVGAACGRIHPTGTGPMVWYQKFEYAVGHWMQKTAEHVFGCVLCSPGCFSLFRATALMDDNIMKKYTTTATEAGHYVQYDQGEDRWLCTLLLQQGWRVEYNAASDSYTNAPQEFKEFYNQRRRWGPSTMANTLDLLGSGEVTVRLNKSISTPFMLYQTLVMAASILGPATVCLMIAGSFSFVFGVSPNLSLVLAIVPPVIYLILCYILSSNTQITVAAIMSIFYAFLMTASILSIIGDMVLEGTFITPSGLFFIGLVSMYMITALLHPSEFGLIIYGLLYVLCIPSAYLLLAIYSMVNMNNVSWGTRETAAPKPAAGAAATQTQIQKNVKYKRNCKCCCSWNLECRVTDDQEVTVALPVSAPQSEPVSDNPKQPEKMKRFTPHWLCLFMCLCLCYLSDWIEQLKDKSGDLGLDTKYLDEVVLTLTIHXPPDCFVFLTLELILVITNTESQSEDEVLFWEKLKERYLKPHAEDKETKKRIEADLKDLRNKATFVYFICNAIWLVATFFLQEIGGAVSIPIPRLYPNGTVDPDAQIFIDPIGLMFVIGFAFLLVIQFFAMLWHRLQTLIHYIAYQGTESAVIKKKLTRAKSYESLYDEKNSHKFL, translated from the exons ATGCTGTTGGTGGACCGTCTCAGGATGTACCCGGAGGTGGGGGCTGCTTGTGGTAGAATTCACCCTACTGGCACCG GTCCGATGGTGTGGTACCAGAAGTTTGAGTACGCCGTGGGCCACTGGATGCAGAAGACGGCAGAGCACGTGTTTGGCTGTGTTCTCTGCAGCCCTGGTTGCTTCAGTCTTTTTCGGGCAACTGCACTCATGGACGACAACATCATGAAGAAGTACACCACCACGGCTACAGAGGCAGGCCACTATGTGCAGTACGATCaag GTGAGGACCGCTGGCTGTGCACTCTGTTGCTGCAGCAGGGCTGGCGGGTGGAGTACAACGCGGCGTCAGACTCCTACACCAACGCCCCGCAGGAGTTCAAGGAGTTCTACAACCAGAGGCGGCGCTGGGGGCCCTCCACCATGGCAAACACCCTGGACCTGCTGGGCAGCGGCGAGGTGACGGTCAGGTTGAACAAATCCATCTCCACCCCCTTCATGCTCTACCAGACACTCGTCATGGCTGCCTCCATCCTCGGCCCAGCCACTGTTTGCCTGATGATCGCAG GAAGCTTCTCCTTTGTCTTTGGTGTTTCACCTAATCTGAGTCTCGTACTAGCTATTGTGCCCCCAGTCATCTACCTTATTCTGTGCTACATACTGAGCTCCAACACTCAGATCACCGTTGCCGCCATTATGAGCATATTCTATGCCTTCCTGATGACAGCAAGCATTCTTTCAATCATCG GTGACATGGTTTTGGAGGGCACCTTCATTACTCCCAGTGGCCTCTTCTTCATTGGACTCGTGTCAATGTACATGATCACCGCCCTGCTCCACCCCAGCGAGTTCGGTCTCATCATCTACGGCCTCCTCTACGTGCTCTGCATCCCCAGCGCCTACCTCCTCCTGGCCATCTACTCCATGGTAAACATGAACAATGTGTCCTGGGGAACCAGGGAGACCGCTGCCCCAAAGCCAGCCGCCGGTGCTGCTGCCACGCAGACACAGATCCAGAAGAACGTCAAGTACAAGAGGAACTGCAagtgctgctgcagctggaacCTGGAGTGCCGGGTCACCGATGACCAGGAAGTGACCGTGGCACTGCCTGTCAGCGCTCCGCAGTCGGAACCTGTTTCAGACAATCCCAAACAACCAGAAAAAATGAAACG GTTTACGCCTCATTggttatgtttatttatgtgtttatgtttatgttatttGTCAGACTGGATTGAACAACTGAAGGACAAATCTGGGGACCTGGGGCTGGACACAAAATACCTTGATGAGGTAGTTTTAACGCTAACAATCCATTAACCTCCAGATTGCTTTGTATTTCTCACACTTGAATTGATCCTTGTAATCACGAATACTGAGTCACAATCTG AGGATGAAGTGCTGTTTTGGGAGAAGCTCAAGGAGCGCTATCTTAAACCTCATGCCGAGGATAAGGAAACAAAGAAGCGAATTGAAGCAGACCTGAAAGACCTAAGAAACAAG GCCACATTTGTGTACTTCATCTGCAATGCCATCTGGCTTGTGGCTACGTTCTTCCTGCAGGAGATAGGAGGGGCCGTCAGCATCCCGATTCCCAGGCTTTATCCCAATGGGACAGTAGATCCGGACGCGCAAATCTTCATTGACCCCATTGGCTTAATGTTTGTCATTGGCTTTGCATTTTTACTGGTGATTCAGTTTTTCGCCATGTTGTGGCACAG GCTACAAACATTGATCCACTACATAGCCTACCAAGGAACTGAGTCTGCAGTCATCAAAAAGAAATTGACTAGAGCCAAGTCTTACGAGAGTTTGTACGATGAAAAG AACTCCCACAAGTTTCTTTGA
- the irf1a gene encoding interferon regulatory factor 1a translates to MRHQSRMHQGRLRLRPWLEEQIHSGKYPGVVWLDEPAKIFQIPWKHAARHGWNIDKDATLFRNWAIHTGRHKPGIDNLDPKTWKANFRCALNSLPDVRELHDKSMKKGSNAFRVYVMLPSAKSQRRRKGKH, encoded by the exons ATGAGGCATCAATCAAGGATGCACCAAGGCCGTCTACGACTTCGCCCCTGGCTGGAGGAACAGATTCATTCTGGGAAGTACCCTGGGGTTGTGTGGCTTGACGAG CCAGCCAAGATTTTCCAGATCCCATGGAAACATGCTGCTCGACATGGTTGGAATATAGACAAGGACGCCACTCTGTTCCGAAACTGGGCAATTCACACTG GCAGGCACAAACCTGGCATAGACAACCTGGACCCAAAGACATGGAAAGCGAACTTCCGCTGCGCTCTCAACTCTCTGCCAGACGTAAGGGAGTTGCACGACAAGAGCATGAAGAAAGGGAGCAACGCTTTCAGGGTGTATGTCATGCTGCCTAGCGCCAAGAGCCAAAGGAGAAGGAAAGGCAAGCATTGA
- the LOC122133411 gene encoding chitin synthase chs-1-like — protein MMTIYMCATMWHENLDEMMKMLISMFRMDQFRPKRNEFKDVSFESHIYFDDAFQDGEDGEHGEVGEDGTIVKKRFVNEYAETLVEVIREVYM, from the exons ATGATGACCATCTACATGTGTGCGACCATGTGGCATGAGAACCTTGATGAGATGATGAAAATGCTTATCTCAATGTTCAG GATGGATCAATTCAGGCCCAAGAGAAATGAATTCAAAGATGTGAGTTTCGAGTCTCACATTTACTTCGATGATGCTTTTCAAgatggagaagatggagaacATGGAGAAGTTGGAGAAGATGGAACAATTGTGAAGAAGCGTTTCGTGAATGAATATGCAGAAACCTTAGTGGAAGTGATCAGAGAAGTATACATGTAA